From a single Brassica napus cultivar Da-Ae chromosome C9, Da-Ae, whole genome shotgun sequence genomic region:
- the LOC125592635 gene encoding uncharacterized protein LOC125592635 produces the protein MENIEKLQFPALDITGTNYISWVTNVELHHESLGLSQTVKENNNSTSQEKAKSVIFLRRHLDESIIYDYANMRDPKELWKSLKDRFDHQKDITLPLARDEWQSLRFQDFDKVMNYNSVVLGIVAKLRYCGETITESQMFEKAYTTFHKSHITLQQQYRLRGYTKFLELIVALLIAEKNNELLIKNHMTRPTGSKPFPEANALDAKKPLKENNTFRARGRQNYRGRRRKYNPKDRKSFQWVRSEQTPKEKEHQGNTSQKREEACF, from the coding sequence atggaaAACATAGAGAAGCTCCAATTTCCAGCTTTAGACATCACTGGTACCAACTACATTTCATGGGTTACAAATGTTGAACTTCATCATGAATCTCTTGGTCTATCCCAAACCGTTAAAGAGAATAATAATTCAACGTCTCAAGAAAAGGCTAAATCGGTGATCTTCCTTAGAAGACACCTTGATGAAAGTATTATTTATGACTATGCCAACATGAGAGACCCTAAAGAGCTATGGAAGTCTCTGAAAGATCGTTTTGATCATCAGAAAGACATAACACTTCCACTTGCTCGGGATGAATGGCAGAGTCTGAGATTCCAAGATTTCGACAAAGTGATGAATTACAATTCTGTTGTGTTAGGAATTGTGGCTAAATTGAGATACTGTGGTGAAACGATCACCGAATCTCAAATGTTTGAGAAGGCATACACCACATTCCACAAGAGCCACATCACCCTGCAACAACAGTACAGGTTGCGGGGATATACCAAATTTTTGGAATTGATTGTAGCTCTTCTCATAGCAGAAAAGAACAACGAGCTTCTGATCAAGAATCACATGACCCGTCCAACTGGTTCTAAACCGTTTCCTGAAGCAAACGCATTAGATGCGAAGAAACCACTAAAGGAAAATAATACCTTTCGGGCTCGCGGTCGTCAAAACTACCGTGGACGACGACGAAAGTACAATCCAAAAGATAGGAAGTCATTCCAGTGGGTCCGCTCTGAACAAACCCCTAAGGAAAAAGAACACCAAGGAAATACCTCCCAGAAGCGAGAAGAAGCTTGTTTCTGA